The Anopheles gambiae chromosome 2, idAnoGambNW_F1_1, whole genome shotgun sequence genomic sequence CAAACAACCACAGTGCATCGCAGTGGTTCGAAACAATTAAATTTACATCAGGCGTACTGTCACCAACCACCAATGCTGCAATACGCCCACACAACAGTTTTCCACTTACGTAAAGGCAGAGCAACCCCTCCCAATCGAATGAAAATAAGCAAGAACTTTGTTAATTGTCAAAAACCGCGCTGTATTCAATCCTTCTCCCCCTTCAAACAGGCATAAATCATCCATAAATCAATGATTGCGTGACCGGAAACCCAACCGGAGTCCTTGGCAGGACAGGAAAGGACCGTACAGCGTTCCCTGTTTTGGTGCGACCCCAAATTTTGCCCATAACCTTATTTCACAATAAACTGGGGTAGCTCAGCAATGAATGAgtcatttttaattattttaaggTTTCTTGTttacgcacacagacacaccgatGAAACTGTGGGCGGGCAAACAGGGTACGGTACCCCGTTGTGCGGCAGTTTAAAATTTATTCCCAGCACTTGGGGACAGTTTTGTAGCCGACTCGCCTTCTCCCTTTTCTCGCTAGTATGATTAAGGGCTCCCAAGAAACACTCAATAAACGTCGCATGTCGTGCATTTACTAGAATTAAATATAACTCCACACTCTCACTCGGCTACCccaaagcaaagaaaagccGTATCCTGCCGaacgatgcaaaaaaaaacacccacagTGCTGGTCAGACGATGGTTGTGACATACGCCATGATTAATTTCCGGATATGATGCCGCCAAAGCGAAACACACTCCACGTACGACGGAGCGCTGTGAGCATCCTTCGAAGCTTCGTCCAACGGTCGTTTCGGTGCGGACGCTTATCGCCGGGCCATGCGACTGCAAAAGGCAGCTACGATGATAAACGGTTGCAGCGTCACTGCACCGAGCCGATGTGTTATGCTATAAAATGGAGCAGAAAATACCCGCTCCGAGCAAGGTGGAATGCTAATCATGATAACGTACGGTATGGCCATCATTTTAACCATCAAGCGGACGAAGACCTTTGAGCGAGCTGTTAGAGTGACGGACAAGACGCCGAGAACAGGAAACAGCAGCTTGAACGTGGGATGGAACGTCACACAGCATAGCAGTAGCGAGTGGCTGCATTATCTCTCCGACTGGTACATAAAAGGCAATTGAGTGTGGTCAGGGTGCGATGAGCGTGATGGTAAAATCCAGGAAAACCTGGAACATTCCCCAAAACGCTAACGACATACGAATGGACGAGCATGATTGTAATATGAGCTTTTGGAAGGAACATGATTGGTCTAGAAAATTATTTGCACCCATCAAGAAAGCTAACGACAGCCACATTTCAACTGAACATGTGCCGTAATTACTGAGCAACCATGCCAACCAATGCGAATATTTTTTACTCAGTTTTATCAGTGCAGTAATATTTCACTCGCACTACAAACCCCCGTCTTCTGCGGGTAAATCACCGCTGTGGTCAGAGCTACTTCGAGCTTATCGGCAAAATACTTCACTTGCTAGTGCAATCTCCTTCCACGAATAATCGTGTTCAGTGCAGCTGATTCTTCACCTTCTCAGCTTCGACATGTCATTCATAAGAGCCATTAAATGCTCGTTCGATCACGTCTCAAGTGTTCGTTTTCTTATTGCTTACTGCACAATAAGAGAAACAAAGCGTCGCATGGGCGAATCACCTCGCGCAAAAGACATGGGGAATTCATCGCACGGCTGTGTACGTTCTTACATTTATCATGGTATGGCTTTACGTCATGCAAGTGATGTCATTCGTATGACCTTCGAGTTGGGTGGCGATGCGCTGGGGTTTAGCGCTTTCCCCTGCCCACTAGTGGCCACGGGTGGATGGAATCGGATTATCGCTCCAAAACGCACCACTGTCTCCCAGAGCGACCATAAGAATAGAAAGTGCTAGAAGGGGTCGTGGCTGTAGAACGATAATGACACGTCCGATTAGCGTGATTTGATTCTCTTTGCCAGCtatctatctttctctctctctcaatttCCCTCGCTCTCAAAAAAGCTTTCGTTTAACGTGTCAGGCGCGATGACAcaatttcaatatcaaatGGCTCATTCGCCAAAAGACGATCCTAACCTTGATGTCCGTAGCATTTTGGAGCAGGatattaaaagaaaacttaatccaacaataaaaaacactaATTAATTACTCAGGGTGTTGTTGAGAACACCATTTCCAAACACGTAGCACCAGTAGCTTACCCCGTGGGTAGATGCTACGTGACAAAATGAAACCGGTTACAGGGAACAAACAATTTGAGCTTGATTCCCGGGGCCGGAAAACGAACCATGCCTCTAGGTAACATCATTCTCTAGCCACTCTCATTAATTATGCTTCACGAAATGAGATTACTTGCGAAAATTGAAGCCAACCAAAACCAATCTGCAATAACAAGAAGCAGCGCCAAGATCTGCGCTTAACTCAGGTGAAATGACGTTTATTCGTGATGGACAGAATAATTAATGTCATTGATTACAGTCACGGTGAGTGGCAGTTGGATGGATAGGAACGGTACTTTAAAGCACCGCACAGCACATCGACGGGATATTGGAAGTATTTGTCATCTAATAATCAAGCCTATTTGACTGGCGCCTAACGAATCTTAAATTAGGCGAAGAAAGCTGCAACGAAGAGTTAAAACTAATAAACACTGATTTATTCGTAAGAATCGATCGACCCAAAATACACATGATATAAACTACAATGACGTCGACGGAAGTCGGCAAAACAAAGCTACAAGAAACACCGTTACTGCGGTACACCAAACGCGTGGCTGCGGCACGAACGCCGCTGACGACGGTTTGTACATGGAAAAGGAGAACCCGGCGCCTTTGTCCACCTTTGCCGGCAGCAGTGTGTTGAACCCGTTGCAAAAGTCTCGATCATTACACGTGCTGCAGCCGACCACCTTAACCGACTTCCAGTCGGTGAGCTCACACATTCCAGCGGACTGTACGGTGCAGCTTTTGACCGTTCCGGATCGGTTTCCGTGCGCGTTCGTAAGCCGCAGCTCAAAACACGCAAACTCGCCGAGGTTGGGCAGCTCGGAGAACTGCGTCAAATTCACCAGCCGCTGCAGATTGCCGTGCACTTGGTTGACACGCTCCAGGTTGCACTCGACCAGCTCCTCGTGCGATCCGCACGTGTCCCAGCCGCAATGATGACACCTTAGTGCACTAGCGCCTACAAATCGAGATGAAATCTTGCAATTACCACGAAACGAAACGCTATCGAAACGATCCACACACAAAGCACTACAAACCATTCGTTTGCAAATCCAACACAGCTGCCAAGGTGGCCAGTGTTAGAGAAACTTTCCACAAAAATGTACCACTAACGAACGCCATCTTACACTTGCCGGGGAAAACTGCGATGCACGACTGACCAGCGGCACGCTATACAATTCGGGATGCCGTCAAGCTTATTTTCCAACAGAAGAAAGAGCTCAAACACTACGTGCCCTTGGCGAGATAAAATGGCTTCTGGGCGACGGTCGCGGGTGCCGGTAGCCGCAACAACCTGCTTATGCAAGCAAACtttgtaaacattttttcTGCACCGTGCTGTTTGCTGGCAGACGATGGCCACCCCGATCAAATATGGATTCGCGATCGTGTGAAGCTTTTGTAAAGCAGCAACATTGTGTGGCCGTTGCACAAACACATAGCTCCAACCAGCACCAAAATATTTTGGAGTAACACTCAAAAGCCAAATAGAAAAGTTGTGCATGAGTTTTGAATGGGCGATGTTTTCAAAACAACCcaccaaaagaagaaacatttatatgaaaaagcaaaaattcaTTATCTTTTGACAACACTGGGAGGGTTGCTTACTATTTTCAGAATCGCACatacatcattttaaaaacaaaagattctttactaaattattaattctccacttttcctcttttctccCATACGTAGGCTTCCTGTCATGGGATGTCGTCGATTGCCATGTCGACTTGGAGGACGAGCTGCATACAATCACGTTGCAGGCATTGGAGGGAGAGGAAGGCAAGCATGGTAAGTGTAGATCGCCCATAAACGAGCATATCCAACTACGTAAAACGCTTCTTCGCAACATATCAACTTTAATCTTTTAATCCGACCGTTACTGTGTCCTTCTTTTAACATCGGGCTATTTTTAATACAACCGCATTGAACATTCAACTCCACGGGAGCTGCTTTTAAGCGGGCCTACCGGTTCTTTCGCCAACGGTAGGGGAAAGCTCGGCAAGGTCAAATGTAAATTAAAAGGTTCTGTCGAAGGCAATATAATTCATTACCTGCAAtgccacagcaacaacagctgcGTTTCAAGGGCGGCCCAGTAGCCGAGCACATTTTTACGAGGAAAAGCTATagctacacaacacacagctcAACAGAATTTGAGAAAGCCTGGTGAGGCCATTTATGGTAATGAGTAATGAGCGCGTTTGATAAAGAATTCTTCTCGCAACAGCGGGTAAGAATTCTTCACGGTGGAAAACTTTCTGCAAGATATTAATTTTCATTGCCTCCGCTAACAACACCAATCAAGTGTTATGAACGGTGTTCTTCAAATATAAGACTGTGAAAACAACTATTGTTTAACATGCGAACTCCATCAAATACCAAATCAAAGAAACATCTTTTTCACATTAAAATACACAACAAATTACTTTATCACGTTGCTAACGAAACTTAAGCTTAGCCTCCAGGAGCTTCCATGATCCACCACAACCCGTGCTTCTTATCCTTCAAAGAAAACCATATTTTTCCATCAAACACAATCTCCTAAGGGTTGCGAATACGTACAGATAAACGGTGTTATCACATAGCTGCGGTCTATCAACACTTGCTTGTGCTTATGCTTCGGtctagaaacaaaaaaacccccatCGCTCAAGACTTAGCTGCTGTTTTGCAGAAGATTTCACAGAAGATGCTGGATTTTTCTCGTTGACCTTTTAAGACGCACAGGAAGGTCAAGCACCATGGCTTGCCGgttgtacattttttatgaaGGGCTCTCCTGAGCCGGCACGTCCAGAATGAGATAAGTTTATCTCCCGTTCATTTTGTAGGGTCGAATCAAATTTTGCGCTACCTTGCGAGTTgttgaaggatttttttattatcttcgAGAAGGAAACACGGAATACGACCTTAAAAAGGTCGAATTGGATACTTTTTAGACACGAAATGGCGCACAACACCATCGTACCACTTCGTTAGCTATCGTTGTTTGCTGAGTGCATGATTGTGATCGTAAAACGCACATATTGTTCTAATGATACAAAAGTCATTCATAATTAAAGCGAATCAACATAGTGCTTGTGTTCTGCGTGATGGTTCATCATTGACGAACATCATTCTATATTATAATTGAAAACGAGTACCAACACAATATCCAATAAGTTACAATTCAGTTGCAGCCAAGGGAttaaaccattttttgttgctacgtAACATGCGATTTAGCTTGGTAATCCTGGCTAATCCACTTTCCGCAGCTTCCACTCTCGGGCCACAAAGCCAACCCTGACTGCTGCGGTAAGAAATCAGCGTTAGTTAAAAATCGATGACATGTGCACTAAAAATAGAGCGTAAATCGTGCAGGTGCATTGTAAAGCGTCAGCAAATGGTGCAACACCATTGCGCCCACCCGGATCATCACCACGCTCTCTGCTCAACTTTTGCCGTTTTTGTGCCGATTTCAGGGAGGGTGCGGGCTGGCAGGGCGAGTCGATGGTGCTCGTCCAGATTCAGAAGAAATGCAATTTAGTCCGTCCTCGCACACAGGCACCGGGCTATGAAAAACGATACGAAATTGACAGCTTCGAGCCCGTTGCTCGGCGACGCGATGGAAGAATCAATCGATCGTAATTCATCCCCCGACCCACAACGCTTCGATTGTCCACAACGCGGAATGTGATTGGTCGCGTCCATGCATGAGCATGACAATTCTAGATTACAACTTGGATTGCTTTCGAACGGGTTTTATGCATTCCGAATTGACAATTGCTTGTTTTTGGTGGAAACGAACGAATTcgctttgtttgtgttttgttgattgGAAATTGGGGCTGCTGTTTACAAATCGTACAAACTGCGGTACCAAGATGAGTTCGCTGCGATAGACGGCACTGAATTTATGTGCAAGAGCATGTTATCCTTGTGTCATTTTTCCTACAAAAGAACTCCGCTTTTCTCAGAATCTTTGGTTCTGCAAAATTGCACCCCAGTGATGTATGGTAAAGAACTCGCTAGTACCAGGTAATATTTTTGCATTGAATTAGACCCACCGAAGCATACCTACCATGCATACATGTTAACGAAGGCAAGGCACCTCAACTTTCTGCGACTAAATGGTACCTGTGCCTTTTGTTTGTGCCCTCACCTcagtggaaaaggaaaagcatgCTGGCCGACGAGTCGGTGAGGTCTCGTTTTCATCGGGTGGaaattgtgtgcttttttatttcttccctTTAGCATGCATTGCTTGTAAAAAGGGTCGAAAACAAAATGCTCTGTGGGGAAAGAACACATTACCACCAACCTTTGTATAGCATAGGAACGACCCCGAAGGCAACCAGAGACCGTGCGTCATTTCTATTTGATTGCCAAGTTGAACACACTTGTATGTGGGTTGGAGCCGATGAAAAGAACGCACAGAGAATGGTTGACACAAGGACAAAAGCCGTTTCTATGTATTGTATTAACTAATGCGTAAACAATTGCTCTTCGCTGAAGGACTTACAATCATTAGAATTATTCTCTCGTACGACTAAAACTGCAAAAATAAAAGGTATATCAGCTATTTCTGGAATGTACCTACTGTACGGAATGGATCCGTTTTGCATATGTTCCTGCGAAAGCAAAGGAACAATCCAGTcctaattgattgatttgaaAACTGATGGATGGAATTGAATTGATCAGCTGGGGTAGATTATAATTCCATTCCAGGGCCTCGGCTCAACCTAAAAACGACGTCCCAAGCCATCCAAACACGATGTACGGCCGCACGCACGCAGACGCCGGCGACAGTAATTCCATTAATCTGAAATAGGAAACCCATCCCTCCCATCGATTTCCTTCGTAACGAAACTAATTTATGTGCTGCTTAGCCCTCTCCTACAAAGTATCGCACGCACCAAAAAGCTCGTTCGCACGAAGCCGAGTACAGAATTTTGTCGTTGTGGAATAATTTCTTCCCTGCATTGTCGCCACAAGCGATCGCTAGATGGTGGGTAAGCCGGGGCAAATGAATTGATTCGGTATCTCCCTATCGTTGGGCTTGTCGTTTATCAATGTCGGCAGGATAAGGGAGGTTCCGGTACCATGccgtgcaaacacacacacacacacacgcgcccaCCCATGTGAGCGTCTTCAAGGCAGATAAAGGCACCTTTAGACCTCGGGCGATAAATTATCGTACCTCTGCCGTGTACGTGTACGCTACCGATGACACGAAACGGGTGAAACTAACGTACCGGCAGTAGAGAAATCGTTGACGAGCCCTGCGCTAGGATGCGGTGACTTTACCCTacatccaacaaaaaaacacgagaaAAGAATCTAACGCAAATGGAACttcgatggagacgcatggtggaGGCGCAATTTCCTGTTTCCTGCATTGCGCTCCGCAGGGACCTCGAAGATCTGGCGTTTGTGCACTCCTGCTAGCTACCTCTGCACGAATTGAGCTATGCGATGGAACCGAAAATGAgcggctgtgttttttttttctacattcTTTCTGCTTCTGCCTCCACCGCACTACGCCGTGGATAGCATTCTTGCGCAATAGAAAAGTATAGCGAGAAAACTTTTACCACCACCGATATTGATtgaaatggaaggaaaaagtTTACTCAGCCACCGGAATCGTACTTGATTGGCAATCGTACGGAATCGCTACGGAGAAGGAAGCACAATGTTGAATTAGTTTTCCCGCAGGACTAGCGTGAAGGAAAAGTTGGAGCATTGCAGCAGATTGAAAAAGCCCATTAGGATCACACAACTAAACAGAGTTATCTGTTCATACATCGTTTATCTTACCGATGACGACTAAGCGAAAAGTGTGATACAAGTCGTTGAGTATCTCTAAAGTCAATGCTTACAGTTTAAAACGCATCATAAGCATTATGCTTTAGAACATGCTAGACGCTAGTCAGCAGTGTATATTCTTTAGCTCTTAAGAATGATTCCTAATAAACTAATGCCTGCATCAATCCACAACAAGTCGTGATAAATGAGatggttttgggtttttgcTACTAACAATGGTTGTATGATCGTCTTGTAAGGATGAGATAAGCAAACAACTTCACACCACTATGCTACAGTTTTAattggcaaaagtattgaTTAGTTGTACTGGCCTGTATTGGCTGATACCATCATATCAAGGAATTCGCGTGATATGCAAGACACAGCACATCGCCTGCACTGTCAAGTGACTAACCGATTGAAGTGGTTTATTGGTCTCAAAACGATTTACTTATCGATTCGATGGCGTTCCAGCTAGATGCATATAAATACCTCTGCAGGTGCACATCGCGACCAATAGTGACCTACAGAACATTCCCGATTGCAGCCACAGAACGCAGCAGCTTGcgtagaaaagaaacaaacccaaaacatacaaacatgtTGAAAGTTGTTGTGGGACTAGTGACTGTTTGTGTCCTGCTCGCAGTCACCAGTGGTCAAATAGATCCTCCCACTACTACGGTAGCACCGGCCACCACCACGGTAGCACCGACCACCACTACGGTAGCACcgaccactactactactgtggCACcgaccactaccactactgtGGCACCTGGacaaacaaccaccaccacagtgGCACCTGGacaaacaaccaccaccacagtgGCATCTGGACCAGTAACCACTACCGGAAGTACCGATACAACGACACCTTCAAGTGCCCCACAGGATGTGAAAGCTGCCCTCGTACCAGTGTTGTTGGGAGCATACGTGGCAATGTCGATACTAGTCAACTAATTGTACCATGCGGTAAACATATCATTACTTTAAGTAGTCTACTTTCAACAAAGTTTGGTGCGACTGAAAAACGTGTGAAGAAGCGGTTTggtaacacaaaataaatttaaatgtaaaaaccTCACTCGAAATTACGTTCATTTatctttgttttaaataactCTTTTGCCATACTTCCCGTTATAAACCGCTCACTCACTCTTGAGACAATATTTGGATTCAACATGCGCCATATTCAGGTGTAAGGTTACCGAATCCACCAACGGCTTCATTCGGCAGTCTTTTGGGGTTTAGCTttcaccaaaaaaagaaatacattgCACTTTCGACAAGCAACCAGAACGTGCCTAAGCATTTTGCTTCAAGGCACGTTCTGATCCTTTTTAACAAAACATACCATCATGATGTGAACGATATGAAAATCAGATAAACAGCTCCGGCTTAACTTGCCACGATGTTCAGTGTAGGAAAAGTTATGACTCTATCAAGCTTTTCCATATTACACTTTTACAGCACCTGAAACCAATTTTCCAAATCAATATTCTTTCGATTCTTATTCGTGCCATCGAAGAACTGCACAAAAGTGATCGTTTTCTATTAATCGCTCTTCAAGCCGTGGGGCTCTTCACACTTGATATAATCCTTCCCACCCGATGCAGTCACCGCTACAACTTAACAAGATACTCAACGCTACGGTATCTTTTGTTGACTTACAATTGATAAGCATCGATATAAATAGCTGCATCGGCTGTTTCTCGGTGCTAGATTTGCTACAACTTTTAGAAATGAAAAACCTGCAGCTACGAGCCATCATTGCGCTGGTAATACTGTGCATCCAACAGGGTAAGAGACTCCGATAAGGCTGTGCACTGCAGCACATCGCCTGCTGTTGCATAACGCACACTGCTAACCTTTTCCACTTGCAGCACAATCTCTCCAGTGCTACGTGTGTCTAAGTGCGGTGAGCTTTGACGACTGCTCCACTAAAGCCCAGAAAAT encodes the following:
- the LOC11175710 gene encoding uncharacterized protein LOC11175710, which encodes MAFVSGTFLWKVSLTLATLAAVLDLQTNGASALRCHHCGWDTCGSHEELVECNLERVNQVHGNLQRLVNLTQFSELPNLGEFACFELRLTNAHGNRSGTVKSCTVQSAGMCELTDWKSVKVVGCSTCNDRDFCNGFNTLLPAKVDKGAGFSFSMYKPSSAAFVPQPRVWCTAVTVFLVALFCRLPSTSL